The Deltaproteobacteria bacterium region CTCAAGGACTTCGGCCGCGCCCTCCCCGGGCACGGTCATCACGCCGCTGGCCCGCCCGCGACGCGCCGCTTCGGCCAGCCCCGAATCCACCGCGGCGAGCACGCCGCGCAGCCACGCCCGGTGGCGCTCGCGCTCGGCCGCCAGCTCGCGGCGCGAATACTCCACCAGCGACTCGCCGCCGGCCCGATCCGCCACCGCGTCGAGCGCGCGCGCGAACGCCTCGGCCGTCTGAAACCGCTCCTCGCGCCGTTTCGCGAGCCCTTGCAGCACCGCCTCGTCGAGCCCGTCCGGCAGCGGCCCGGCGATCGCCGACGGCGGCGGCACGTCGCGGTGCTCGATCATCCGAGCGACCGCGTAGACGGAGTCGGCGACGAACAGCGGCTCGCCCGTGAGCAGCTCGTACAGCACGATCGCCGCCGAGAAGATGTCCGTGCGCCGGTCGAGCGGTTCGCACTTGACCTGCTCCGGCGACAGGTACGGCGGTTTGCCCTTGATCGTGCCGAACTCGGTCACGGGCGCCTGGCGGCCGCGCGCCAGCGCGATGCCGAAGTCGAGCACCTTGACCTGGCCGTCGAAGCTCAGCATCAGGTTCTCGGGCGTGATGTCGCGGTGGACGACCTCGAGCGGGTTGCCGGCCAGATCCGTCAGCTCGTGGGCCGCGTGCAGCCCGCGCAGCGCCTCGGCCACGGCGCGCGCGGCGATCGCCGGCGGCGGTCGATGGTCGCGCAACCACCCGAACCGCACCCCCTGGACGTATTCCATGACGAGGTACAGCTCGCCGCCGTCGTCGCCGAAGTCGAGCACCTGCGCGATCGCCGGGTGCTGCAGGCGCGCGACCAGGCGCGCCTCGTCGAAGAACATGCGGCGCACCTCGTCGCGCTGGCGATACTCGGTGCGCACCGTCTTGATCGCGACCAGCTTCTCGAACCCGCCGGCGCCGACCTTGCGCGCCAGCACGACCTCGCCCATGCCGCCGGTCTTGAGCGCGTACAGCACCTCGTAGCCGCCGAGGCGGCGCCCGACGATCGGCAGCGGCGTGGTCGTCACGGCCCCTCGTAGATCCCGTGCTTGCGCAACAGTTCGCGGAAATGGCGGCGGTTGATCCCGGCGTGCTCGGCGGCCCGCGTGATGTTGCGGTCGTACTGCGCGTACACCGCCGCGAGGTAGCGGCGCTCGAACCCGTCGACCCAGCGCTCCTTTGCGTCCTTGAACGGCAGGCTGGTGTCGATGAATTCGGCCGGCGGGGCCGCATCCGCGGTGCCGAGAAACAGCCGCAGATCGCGAAACGCGGCGCCGCGCGGCCCCGACAGCGCCCACGCCCGCTCGAGCACGTTGCGCAGCTCGCGCACGTTGCCCGGCCACGCATAGCGCTGCAGCTTGTCGAGGTTCGGGCCGTCGATCGGCCCCGGATCGACGCCGCGCCCCTCGTAGAAGTGCGCGACCAGCTCGGGAATGTCCTCCGGCCGCTCGCGCAGCGCCGGGATGCGCGCGTGGACGACGGCGAGCCGGTAAAACAGGTCGAACCGGAACGTTCCCTCCTCCACCATGCGCGCCAGATCTCGGTTGGTGGCCGCGACCACGCGCGTGTCCACCGCGATGCGACGATCGCTGCCAACCGGCTGGACGGTCTGGTCCTCGAGCGCGCGCAGCAGCTTGGCCTGCGACGGCAGCGACAGCTCGCCGAGTTCGTCCAGAAACAGGGTGCCGCCCGACGCCTCGACGAACGCCCCCTTGCGATCGGCCACGGCGCCGGTGAACGCGCCGCGCACGTGACCGAACAGGTGCGAGTCGAGCAGCGTGTCGGTGACAGCGCTGCAGTCGACGACCACCAGCGGCACGTGCGCGCGCGGCGAGTGGTCGTGAATCGCGCGCGCCGCCAGCTCCTTGCCGGTGCCGGATTCGCCCTCGATGAGCACGGTCGCGTCGGTCGGCGCGGCGAGTTCGAGCACGGCGAACAGCTCCCGCATCGCGAGGCTGCGGCCGACGAGCCCGCCGAATCGCCGGCGCGGACTCGGCGGCACCGACGGCACCTCGGCCGGCACGATTCGCACGGCAGTCGCGCCGAACGTCACCGTCGCGCCGACTGGAATCACCGCCTCGGTGACGCGCGATCCCTGCCAGAACGTGCCGTTGGTCGACCCGAGGTCGCGCACGAACACGCCTTCCGGCGTCGCCCGCAGCTCCGCGTGGCGTCGGGACACCTGCGGGTCGTCGAGGATCAGGTCGCAGTCGCGCCCGGCGCCGACGACGATCGGACGCGCGCCGAGCGATGCCTGAACCGGCTCGGCCGCGCCGACGACCTGCACGACCCACGATCGCGGCGCGGTGCGCTCGCGCGTCGCGCGCATCGCGAGCCCGGTCTGCATCAGCGTCTTGCGGTCGACCGACATGCGTCCCCGCCGCAGGATAGCAACAACGCGTGCGCTGTGACACGCGCGCGCCGCGGCGCGGATGCTACGATGGTTGCGGTGACGACCCGCGCCTGGCGCCGTGCCGCCGCGCTCGCGAGTTTCTCGCTCGCCGCGTGTAACGATCCGGTGGTCCACGTGTCCATGCAACTTCCGGACGACCTGCGCGGCGCCCTCGCGGCGGTCACGCTCGACGTGATCGTGCCGCCCCCCGCCGAACCGTTCGACTGCGACGCGGTCGCGTTTCAGAGCGTGCCGCCCGACACGGTCGCGCTCGGCCGCGTCCAGCAGGTCGTGCTCACCTCCGCCGATCGGGTGCCGATCGAGGTGCCGCGCGAGGGCGACAAGCTGTTCGTCGCGCGCGGGCTCGACCGCCAGGACGATCCCGTGTTGGCGGCCTGCGCGTCGCTCGGTACGGTCGATGAGGACGTGTCGGTCGACCTCGTACCCGAGCCGGTCACGTTGCTGTCGCCGCCGTCGGTGGCGCTCGGCGATCCGCTTCCGTCGACGCTGCGCGCGACGGTCACCGACCTCGCCGGGCATCCGCTGGCCGGCGCGCCGGTCGTGTGGCGCGTGTACGGCCCGGGCGGTGAGGGCGAGCCGGGCGACGCGGTCACCGACGCGCAGGGGCGCGCCGAGCTCACCGTCGACGTACCGGCCGCGCCCGGGCCGGCGGCCGTGGTCGCGGCGTCGCGGTGGATGGCGGCACCGCCGGAACCGATCGTCGGATTCCGCGAGCCGGAGACCCTGTCCGTCCCGGTCCCCGTCGGCGTGCCCGCCCTGCCGCGCAACGCCGTGCGCTACGTCGTCGGCCGCATCGGACCGGCAGGCGAGCCGGGATTCGCCGTATTCGGCGAGCCGTCGGGCGGCGGTAGCGGCCGCGCCGTGTTCTTCGCCTACCGCGACGGCGATGCGTTCCGCACCGCCGAGTCGCCGCCGGTGCCGGGCCTGCTGGCGCTCGGCCTCGCCCGCGGCGCGGAGCGCGACGAAGTGTTCACGATCGTCGCAGACCGCTGGATCGAAATCCGCCCCGACGGCTCGCTGTCGGCCACCCCGCTGCCGACCTCGGGACTCACCGCGACCGAGATCCGTTCCGTGGGCGCGTGCGACCTCGGCGGCGACCCGGACGTGGTGCTCGCCCACGCCGGCGACCAGTGGGTTGCGCTCACCGCGGAGCGCGCGATCGCGGCGAGCGTGTTCGCGACGCCGCCCGACGGCGCCCAGGCGCTGCTCGGCACCGGCTGCGCCACCGCCACCACGGGCGCACTGCGTCGCGTCGCGCTGTACGCGGTCGACAGCGGGCCGCCGGTCGTGGTCGCCGACCTCAACGGCCGTCGCCAGACGGTGTGGCCGGTGTTCGGCCAGGCAGTCGGGTTCTCGCGCGCGTTGCCCGGCCGCGCGGCGCCGCTGCTCGGCGTCGAGGTAGACATCGACGGCTTCGCGATCGCCCGCTACGAGCTGGTCGCGTCCGGCGCCGCGGGCCTCGACTTGCAAAAGATCGGCGCGGACGACGCGATCACCGTGCCGGTGACGCCGGCCGGCGGCGACTTCGACGGCGACGGCGTGCTCGACGTCGCCGCGATCCTCGAATTCGGCCGCACCGACGACGACGAGACCGCGTTCCGCAGCCAGATCACCCTCGGCGTCACCCTCGGCGCCGGCGGCCCGCACCTGTCCGGCGTGTCGCGCGAGGCCCAGTTGCCCGGCCCGCGCCTGTTCGTCGCCGACGCGACCGGCGACGGCATCGACGACCTGTGGATCGCGTCGGCCGACGAGGTGGTGATCGCGCCGGGAGGCGCGCCGTGAGCCCCCGCACCGCGGTTGCCGCCGTCGCCGTCGCGCTGGCCGCCGGTTCCGGCGGATGTGCGCGCCGCGCCACGCCGACGCTGCCCGCGGCCGCCCTGCGGCCGCCGTGCGACGCCGGCACCTACTTCGACGGCCGCCGCTGCGCGCCGCGCGGCGACGCCGCGGACCGCATCGCGCGCGGCGCCGCGCTGCTGGCCGACTTCCAGGTCGACGCCGCGCTCGCGGAGCTCGAGGCGGCCCGCGACGGCGGGCCGTTGGCCTACGCCGATCACGTCCGGTTGTACGAACAACTTGGAATCGCGTACGCATATCTGGAACGCGACGACGACGCGCTCGCCGCGTTCGCGACGCTGTTGCGCCTCGATCCGGGCCACCTGCTGAGCTACACGTTGTCTCCGCGCGTCACGTTCCTGTTCGAGCGCGCGCGGCGCACCGCGGGCGAAGCGCCGGCGATCGACGTCCAGTGGCCCCGCCAACTCGACGTCGCCCGGCCGGTCCCGATCGACGTGGAGGTCGTCGCCGATCCCGCCGGGTCGCTCGCGCGCGCCGAGTTGTACGTGCGCGAGCGCGGCACCGGCGGCTTCCGCGTCGTCGACGTCCCGCTCGAGTCGCCCGGCCGGTACCGGCGCGTCATCCTGCCGCCGGCCGGCGGCGACCGACCCGCGACTCTCGAGGTGTACGCGACGGCGCTCGACGCCCGCGGCAACGAAGTGTTGGTGTGGGCCGGCCGCGATCGGCCGCGCGAGATCCCGCTCGGCTACACGCCGCCGACGCCCTGGTACCGCAAGTGGTGGGTGTGGGCGGTCGCCGGGACGACGGTGGCCGCCGCCACCGGCGCGACCGTGTTCGCCATCACGCGATCGCCGCCCGCCACGCTCGACGGCGACTTCTCGCTGCGCTGAACCGGCCCGCGCTGGCCGCCGTCACGCGGCCGTCGCCGGCCGCCCCGGCTCGCGTTCGTCCGCCAGTCGGCGGCGCAGCAGCTCCGCGTGGTACGCCGAGTACACTTGGTGTAGCGACAACACGCCGAGCACCTCGTCCGGCCGGTCCGGATCGATCACCGGCAGGCGGTCGTAGCCGGTCTGGACGAATCGGTCGAGCGCCGTGCGCAGGTTGTCCCCCGGCGCGACCGACACCAGCGGCGTCATCGCGTCGCCCACCACGAACACGTCCAGCACGTCCTGATCCGCCACCACCGCGCGCACGGCGCCGAGGGACGCCACGCCGGCGAGTCGGCCGTCAGGCCCGCGCACCACGAAGAACGAATCGGGGCTGTGCGCGCACCGGTCGAGAAACGTGCGCAGGTCCATGCTCGCCGGGATCGTCTCGGTCGCGCGCCCCTTGGTGTAGTGGCCGTCGACGCGCAGATCGGCGAGCACGTCGACCGTGAAATCCGCGACGTGCGCGGGGGATTCGAGCCGGTTGACGACCTGCTGTTCGTACAGCGTGACCCGCCGCAACAGCAGGACGGTGATCATCTCCGCGAACATCAGCGGCACGAGCAGGTCGTAGGAGCCGAACAGCTCCGACACGAGGATGATCGTCGCGATCGGCGCGCGCGACACGCCGGCGTACACGGCGCCCATGCCGACGAGCACGAACGCGCCGGGCTGGTCGACGATGCCCGGCGCCCACTCGTGAAACAGCAGCCCGAACGCGCCGCCCGCGAACCCGCCGACGAACAGCGACGGCGCGAACACGCCGCCCGACCCGCCCGAGCTGATGGTGAGCGCGGTCGCGAGCATCTTGGCGACCGCGAGCCCGAGCAGCAGACCGAAGCCGGCGTAGCCGACCGGCAGCTGGCGCAGCGGGTCGTCGATCGTGCGCAGCGCATCCTGCATCCACCCGTAGCCGCCGCCGAACACCCACGGCAGCGCGAGCGCGAGCGCGCCGACGGCCAGACCGCCGAGCGCCGGCTTGAGCCACGGCGGCACCGGCAGGCGGTCGAACACGCGCCGCTCCGTGCCGTAAAATAGTTTGATCCACAGCACGCCCAGCGGCGCGCACGCCAGCCCGAGCGCGGCGTAGAACACCAGCTGCTCCGGCCGGAACTCGTACGTGACCGGCGCGGCGAACAGCGAGCCCTGACCGAAGATCGACGTGAACACCGAGTAGGCCGTCACCGACGAGATCAGGCACGGAAACATCCCGTCCGACTCGAAGTCGTCGCGGTACAGCACCTCGAGCGCCCACAGCGCGGCGCCCAGCGGCGCCCGAAACAGCGCCGAGATGCCGCCCGCGGCGCCCGCGAGCAGCAGCAGGCGCCGCTCGCGCACGCCGAGGCCGAGCAGGTCGCTCAGGTACGAGCCGAACCCGGCGCCCATCTGCGCCATCGGCCCCTCGCGGCCGCCCGACCCGCCGGTGCCGAGCGTGAACAGCGACGCGAGCAGCTTGACGAACGGCACGCGCGCGCGGATGCGCCCGCGCTTGAAGTGAAACGCCTCGATCATCGCGTCCGTGCCGTGACCGCGCGCCTCCGGCGCGAACCGCCACGACAGCAGCCCGGCGCACAGCCCGCCGGCGGCCGGCACCAGCAGCACCAGCCACCACACCACCGGGCCCGCCGACTCGTGGGAAAACAGGTGCTCGCCGGCCCCGTACGGCGGATTGCGCAGGCCGACGAGGCGGTACAGCACGGCCGCCTCGGCCCACTCGAGCACGTAGAAGGCGCCCGCCGCGGCCAGCCCGGCGAACGCCCCCACGATCAGCGACAGCTTGGCCCACCGCCACAGCGACTGGACGTCGATGCCGCTCGTGATCGTCTCCAGGCGCCACGGCGCCAGCAGGTGGCCGAGCCGGTCGGATAGCTTGGTGCGGTCCATCGGGCGGGCGTGGGTCGCGACGGTACTCGACTGCCGGCCGAAATGCGACCGGACGGGCGCGCGGCGGCGACGGCCGCCGGCGGCGCGCCGGGCCGTCGCGCGCCGGCTCCCGGGTTTGCACGCCCCCGGTCTTGTTGCATGATGGCCGCCCCGTGACCCGGGCACCGCTGCAGATCGGCCTCGTCGGCGCCTCGGCGCGCGACATCGACGCCGCCGGCGCCGTGCTGCGGCGCGGTGGCCTCGTGGCCTTCCCCACCGAGACCGTCTACGGGCTCGGCGCGCGCGCCGACGACCCGGACGCGGTCGCGCGCGTGTTCGCGGCCAAGGGCCGGCCGGCCGACCACCCGCTCATCGTCCATCTGGCCGACGCCAGCTGGCTGGGACGCTGGGCGCAGGACGTGCCGGCCGCCGCGCGGGCGCTCGCCGCGCGGTTCTGGCCCGGACCGCTCACGCTGATCCTGCGCAAGGCCCCCGGCGTGCCCGCCGCGGTCACCGGCGGCCAGGACACCATCGGCGTGCGCGTGCCGGGCCACCCCGTCGCCCTCGCGCTGGTCGCCGCCGCCGGCACCGGAGTCGCCGCTCCGTCGGCCAACCGGTTCGGCCGGGTGAGCCCGACGACGGCCGAGCACGTCCTGGCCGAGTTCGGCCCCGCCGTCGACTGCGTCGTCGACGGCGGGCCGTGCGCGGTCGGCATCGAGTCGACCATCGTCGACCTCACGG contains the following coding sequences:
- a CDS encoding serine/threonine protein kinase, with amino-acid sequence MTTTPLPIVGRRLGGYEVLYALKTGGMGEVVLARKVGAGGFEKLVAIKTVRTEYRQRDEVRRMFFDEARLVARLQHPAIAQVLDFGDDGGELYLVMEYVQGVRFGWLRDHRPPPAIAARAVAEALRGLHAAHELTDLAGNPLEVVHRDITPENLMLSFDGQVKVLDFGIALARGRQAPVTEFGTIKGKPPYLSPEQVKCEPLDRRTDIFSAAIVLYELLTGEPLFVADSVYAVARMIEHRDVPPPSAIAGPLPDGLDEAVLQGLAKRREERFQTAEAFARALDAVADRAGGESLVEYSRRELAAERERHRAWLRGVLAAVDSGLAEAARRGRASGVMTVPGEGAAEVLE
- a CDS encoding FHA domain-containing protein; the encoded protein is MRATRERTAPRSWVVQVVGAAEPVQASLGARPIVVGAGRDCDLILDDPQVSRRHAELRATPEGVFVRDLGSTNGTFWQGSRVTEAVIPVGATVTFGATAVRIVPAEVPSVPPSPRRRFGGLVGRSLAMRELFAVLELAAPTDATVLIEGESGTGKELAARAIHDHSPRAHVPLVVVDCSAVTDTLLDSHLFGHVRGAFTGAVADRKGAFVEASGGTLFLDELGELSLPSQAKLLRALEDQTVQPVGSDRRIAVDTRVVAATNRDLARMVEEGTFRFDLFYRLAVVHARIPALRERPEDIPELVAHFYEGRGVDPGPIDGPNLDKLQRYAWPGNVRELRNVLERAWALSGPRGAAFRDLRLFLGTADAAPPAEFIDTSLPFKDAKERWVDGFERRYLAAVYAQYDRNITRAAEHAGINRRHFRELLRKHGIYEGP
- a CDS encoding chloride channel protein, whose translation is MDRTKLSDRLGHLLAPWRLETITSGIDVQSLWRWAKLSLIVGAFAGLAAAGAFYVLEWAEAAVLYRLVGLRNPPYGAGEHLFSHESAGPVVWWLVLLVPAAGGLCAGLLSWRFAPEARGHGTDAMIEAFHFKRGRIRARVPFVKLLASLFTLGTGGSGGREGPMAQMGAGFGSYLSDLLGLGVRERRLLLLAGAAGGISALFRAPLGAALWALEVLYRDDFESDGMFPCLISSVTAYSVFTSIFGQGSLFAAPVTYEFRPEQLVFYAALGLACAPLGVLWIKLFYGTERRVFDRLPVPPWLKPALGGLAVGALALALPWVFGGGYGWMQDALRTIDDPLRQLPVGYAGFGLLLGLAVAKMLATALTISSGGSGGVFAPSLFVGGFAGGAFGLLFHEWAPGIVDQPGAFVLVGMGAVYAGVSRAPIATIILVSELFGSYDLLVPLMFAEMITVLLLRRVTLYEQQVVNRLESPAHVADFTVDVLADLRVDGHYTKGRATETIPASMDLRTFLDRCAHSPDSFFVVRGPDGRLAGVASLGAVRAVVADQDVLDVFVVGDAMTPLVSVAPGDNLRTALDRFVQTGYDRLPVIDPDRPDEVLGVLSLHQVYSAYHAELLRRRLADEREPGRPATAA
- a CDS encoding threonylcarbamoyl-AMP synthase, encoding MGLVGASARDIDAAGAVLRRGGLVAFPTETVYGLGARADDPDAVARVFAAKGRPADHPLIVHLADASWLGRWAQDVPAAARALAARFWPGPLTLILRKAPGVPAAVTGGQDTIGVRVPGHPVALALVAAAGTGVAAPSANRFGRVSPTTAEHVLAEFGPAVDCVVDGGPCAVGIESTIVDLTGARPRILRPGAIGANEVAEVVGEPVEAAGRDAPRAPGRLPAHYAPAVPLHLVDAAAVDRTAAALSPSGQPIAVLARRDTAAPVPGCRWWSLPPEPAAYARVLYARLRDAEAAGCVAIVVERPPGDPAWDAVRDRLERAAAATAAPSEGGAP